The genomic DNA CACCAACTCTTGAATCTTAGTTGTTGGGTATCATCTCCTCTTCCGTCAACACCTCCAGCGCTTCGGAGTTGGAGTAGGAGCTGGGCTGTGACTCCGACGTAGGCACAGGCGTGTACACCTCCTCGAGATACACTGGCTCTGTTAGTATGGGTTGCGGTCGACGAATCAAGGGGTATCAACTCACCACCGGGCCGCACCATGAAGCTGGCCAGCAAGGCCAAGCTAAACAAGGacgcgaggaggacgaagatggcCTGGTCAAACACGCCGACAGTCGAGTAGTAAAGAGTGTTAAATGCAATGGGGCCCAGCACCCTCGAGAGGGCGTGTAAGACGCCGATGGCCCCCAGAAGCTGCCCGACCTGGTCGGCCGGGACATGTTTTGTGATGGCGGCTTGAATGGTGGCACTGCCGAGTCCGCCAAAGGCGGTGACCATGCCGGACAGCACAAAGACGGACTCATTCCTGGCGAAGAGGTAACCCAGTGAGCCGATGACGTCGGACAACAGTGCGAAGCGCAGGATCCAGCAGTCGACCGTGTCGGCGCCGTTGTTCgcctcgacgatggagaCGCCCGAGACCCTCCTCCGGTAGGCGGCGGGCCTCACGCGGAAGACGTAGTTGATGAGGGggaggacgacaagaagggcCACGACGCGGACCATGGACACTGCCGAGATGAAGCGCGAGCTCTCAAGATTACCCCAACCCCAAGTCTCCGGAGACTCGGAGTATAGCAggatgacggtgccggcgctCATGGCGGCCCCGAGGAGGATCATGTCGGTGAaggagagggcgaggatgttGAGGCGCAGCCGCGACGAGCTGCCCTGGCCCGTAGGCCAGAGAATCCTGAGGGGGGCCAGCGGGTTCGCGGCCTTGATAGTCTCCCATGCACCCTTGGCCAGGACCTCTTGCTCCTGATCGTACTTGTTGCGAGCGCGGATTTGGCGCTTGACGCTGAGCGACTCGGGGATGGCGAAGCCAACAAAGAGAATGAAGAAGACGTGACATCCTAGCGTGACGTAAAAAACCGAGAGGAGACTGCCGGTCCAGGCGACGAAGTAGCCCGTCAAGAGGGGCCCGAAGGCCAGACCGGTGAAGAGGCAGGCGTGGAGGTAGCCGAtgcggacgccgcgctgAGATGGCGGGGTGCAGTCGCTCGTGTACGAGTTGACGAGGACGCTACCGGCGGTGAAAGAACCCGTAAGCCCGTCGgctacggcgccgaggagaagccaGTTGTAGTGGAATGTCCAAGGGAAGTTCGCGCACaggatgacgatgatctCGGCCACAACGCCGCCACAGGAGGCCAGGGCGAGGAGCTTCCTGCGGCCATATCGGTCCGAGAGCTGGCCCAGCTTCGGAGCGGTGACGGCGGATAGGATTCCGGTGGTGAGGTTGATGGCCAGGGTGAACATAGAGACACGCTTCTTCACTTCCTTGATGAGGCACTGCGGATTTTCGGCGCCGATGAACACGGGAGTATAAGCAAAAGCCGGGTCGAGGACTGTCTGATCAGCGAAATGCCGCTGGCAGACCAAGTCGATGATACTATGTCGCACGCATTAGCGACGGTGGCTGGGGTTGCAGCCGAGGCTGCGCGGGCCGACGACGAAACATCACAAGGTTGACGACATACAGGTTCAGCTTCGGCACCAAGGAGCCTCCAAAGGCCAGTGTAAAGAGGGCATACGGAACGAGGAGCCAATAGACCTGGCGCGCACACACGAAAGAGACGTTAGCAACGTTGGGATCACGGGGCGGTCCGAGGCCGGAGAAGGTCCTACAGATGGTGTCCTCCACCACGGCAAGCCTTCGAAGTCGGCATAGCCCGGCCATGTATCTGCGCAGGAGCCATCACCGTCCGGGGCGCCTGCGCTCAGCAGTGATGTTGTCTCTGTTGCTTCGTTCACGGGTTTGTTGTGGACGTCGCGGTCGACGCGGGTGACGATTACGTCGTCTTTGGGGGCCGGCATCGTGGGTTTATTCGCAAGAATCGGTTTCGGTTGTGTGTGACTGTTAACTAACAAATGGGCGGTTGAGACGGTCTCGACGTAGTTGGCGCAAAACGGTCTCGGTGTGCTCTGTTGAAGCTTGAAACCGGCCAACGGGGGATAGCGACGTTCCAGAGCAGAACCAGATGTGCTCGTTTATTTTTTGTCAGAGCAGGACAGTCGAGTACCAGAGCGATCTATGCCGTGACTCGAGCCGGGACGTTGGGGGCGAAGTTGGTGAGATGAAGGGAGCGACACTGCGCCGGTTCCATTCCTGTTGGATCGTGTGGTCCGCTGCGCTCAGCTGTAGAATTCCTCTTTTTGGTTCTCGAGAGTGACGACAATCAGTCCGACGGGAGGACCAGGACTGGGGAGAAGGCGGAGAGTAGCCAACATGAGCCAGGCGAGGAGACGGACTTGGGACTTGGTGCTACGCAGCGAGCCAAGGACGTGGCGTGGGAGATGGGAAAAAGAAATAGAAATCCGGGCTACGTCGCGGAGGACCGGGGTGCGCTGGCGAGATGGGAGAGATAAGGCGAGTGTGGGACAGCGGTGGACGCTTGATGATTCAAGAGCCAAGGCCGGGGGCTAGGATGTGTAGGAGAGGAATGAGAATTATCCGTACGAATGAATGAATACTTTCAGATACCTACCCACCTACCTACGATAGGATGGGACAGG from Colletotrichum higginsianum IMI 349063 chromosome 3, whole genome shotgun sequence includes the following:
- a CDS encoding major facilitator superfamily transporter; the protein is MPAPKDDVIVTRVDRDVHNKPVNEATETTSLLSAGAPDGDGSCADTWPGYADFEGLPWWRTPSVYWLLVPYALFTLAFGGSLVPKLNLIIDLVCQRHFADQTVLDPAFAYTPVFIGAENPQCLIKEVKKRVSMFTLAINLTTGILSAVTAPKLGQLSDRYGRRKLLALASCGGVVAEIIVILCANFPWTFHYNWLLLGAVADGLTGSFTAGSVLVNSYTSDCTPPSQRGVRIGYLHACLFTGLAFGPLLTGYFVAWTGSLLSVFYVTLGCHVFFILFVGFAIPESLSVKRQIRARNKYDQEQEVLAKGAWETIKAANPLAPLRILWPTGQGSSSRLRLNILALSFTDMILLGAAMSAGTVILLYSESPETWGWGNLESSRFISAVSMVRVVALLVVLPLINYVFRVRPAAYRRRVSGVSIVEANNGADTVDCWILRFALLSDVIGSLGYLFARNESVFVLSGMVTAFGGLGSATIQAAITKHVPADQVGQLLGAIGVLHALSRVLGPIAFNTLYYSTVGVFDQAIFVLLASLFSLALLASFMVRPGVYLEEVYTPVPTSESQPSSYSNSEALEVLTEEEMIPNN